The Oreochromis niloticus isolate F11D_XX linkage group LG15, O_niloticus_UMD_NMBU, whole genome shotgun sequence genome includes a region encoding these proteins:
- the LOC109194759 gene encoding proline-rich protein 36-like: MPIQFRALSPASPPVQFPVALRPPSVRSATQLPLAPSSTLPPASLPSQSSLHSAIQATTQSVIHSIALPLMHSIAEPLAARPAANSATLPPVTPPPQPSLQSPVRFPAAPVSPVPSPVSPVPSPLARSSTQPPAPLSLQPSQLPLVQSPVLSPTPPPTPLSPPPLLQTSVQSPVQSSTSPPLVAQLAPEPLAQPPVAVQSCGRLNIQPGVPIPSGSTSAPAGSSDESIQHSAAPTPPPAVSAGGSEGPVQPPASAGGSEGPVQPSASAGGSEGPVQPSSASTSAAASESPSSSAASPTPSPAAPSSLQPHLRLRRPCLVQPLLRLQRRLVLWLPRHRLVQLRHLWLPLPRLVLPRLVLRPPSLDQYAQRLRAAAVFHAAGLRTCVALAAAFRAAGLRICSIAAAVFRVAGLQISFNCFTATAFHVVGLPR; encoded by the exons ATGCCTATTCAGTTCCGAGCTCTGTCTCCTGCGTCGCCACCAGTTCAGTTCCCCGTAGCACTTCGGCCTCCCTCAGTTCGGTCTGCCACTCAGTTGCCCTTAGCCCCATCATCCACACTACCACCTGCTTCTCTTCCATCACAATCATCACTACACTCAGCCATCCAGGCTaccactcagtcagtcattCACTCTATAGCCCTGCCATTAATGCACTCTATAGCTGAGCCATTAGCCGCCCGGCCCGCAGCCAATTCAGCCACCCTTCCACCCGTTACACCTCCACCACAACCGTCACTGCAGTCCCCGGTTCGGTTTCCTGCAGCTCCAGTGTCCCCAGTGCCGTCTCCAGTGTCCCCAGTGCCGTCTCCCTTAGCACGGTCATCCACTCAACCACCAGCTCCTCTTTCCCTCCAACCGTCACAACTACCTCTAGTTCAGTCTCCTGTGCTGTCACCAACTCCACCACCTACTCCACTCTCACCACCACCGTTACTACAGACATCAGTTCAGTCCCCTGTGC AGTCATCTACTTCACCACCATTAGTAGCTCAGCTCGCACCTGAACCATTAGCCCAGCCCCCTGTAGCAGTTCAGTCTTGTGGTCGGCTTAACATTCAGCCAGGGGTCCCAATACCCTCTGGCTCTACATCAGCTCCCGCTGGAAGCTCGGATGAGTCCATCCAGCACTCcgcggctcccacgccgccacctgccgtctccgctggagggtccgaggggcccgtccagcctcctgcctccgctggagggtccgaggggcccgtccagccatctgcctccgctggagggtccgaggggcctgtccagccatcCTCAGCCTCCACGTCTGCAGCAGCCTCCGAGTCTCCATCCTCATCAGCTGCATcacccacgccgtcgcctgcagca CCTTCGAGCCTTCAGCCTCATCTTCGGCTTCGCCGCCCatgcctggtccagcctctgcttcgGCTTCAACGTCGCCTGGTCCTGTGGCTGCCACGCCACCGTCTGGTCCAGCTCCGTCACCTGTGGCTGCCACTCCCCcgtctggtcctgcctcgtctggtcctACGCCCACCAAGCCTCGACCAGTACGCCCAACGCTTGAgagccgccgccgtcttccacgcggccggcctccggacttgTGTCGCCCTCGCCGCTGCCTTCCGCGCGGCCGGTCTCCGGATCTGCTCCATCGCCGCCGCTGTCTTCCGTGTGGCCGGCCTCCAGATCTCCTTCAACTGCTTCACCGCCACTGCTTTCCATGTGGTTGGCCTCCCGCGATGA